The sequence GGGGGAACTGGACGAGAACGAGGCTTCATAGTCGTACATGTCGATGAGCGAGAGGGCGGCCGATTGTCTGGGGCTCACGACGTTGACGCTGAGACTATCGATCCGGGCAGACGGAACAACTCCAAAGGTGACGTTTTCTACGAGATGCATGCGTTAGTTGTGCCCTTTTGGGTGCTTTGGCTGCAAACGTACCATTCGTCGCTTGTTGACTGGAAGTAGTCCTCACAGATCGCTCAGAGCGGCTATCGGAATCATGCACGCTCTCGGGAACAGTCCCAGGAGGCGGAGGCGAGGGCGTCCCAGGTGCGAGATTAATCCTCAACGGTCCAACTTGGTTATCTTCGCGCTGGCGGCGCCAAATTAAATGTGATTCCGAGCCAAGTTCAAACGGACGACGGCCAAATGTCCAGTCGTTTGCTTCagcctcttcctcgtcctcttcgaTGAGCACAGGCTCGTTCGCGGGCGAGCCATCTTGGCTATTGGGCACTAACGAGGCAACGCGGTCCGGGCTTGGGCGGTAGAAGATATCTCGGAGCGACTCGATATCGTCGAGGCTATTGAGTGGGCGGGGGCTCGAAAAGGACGAGACGAACTTTCGTGCGAGTGAGAGTGAGAGCGGGATTGAGGTGACATCAATGACGGGTCGAGCATCCCGCTCGACATACGGGTGATCGCCCTCGAGGCAGGGGACAAACTCTCCATCAGCGTATACGGAGACTGATCAAAACTACGAGGCGACGTCGATCCCTGCGGCTGTGGTTCAGGAACAGGAACGGGAGCCGGAGTCGGAACAGAGGGAGCAGGAGAGCGTTCGAGCAGTTTCAAGCCCCGCAGGGGGACCAAACGCCGATCCCCTAAGCGGCACGGACGAAGGACCAGCATGTTCATGAACCGAAGATCCCAGTCCTGAATCGCCGCTCCCTCGCTTTGTATTGAACGCGAGTTCACCCTGGCCGCCCGCAGACTTGAGCATCGCGCTCTCAAACATGCGCTGAACTTCGCCCGAATGGGTGCTCATGCGGGCGACAAACGGGTGCATATCCATCTTGGAAGGACCGGCAGGTGGGGTGGCGCAGCGTTGGGCACCTTGGGCACGTCGTCCAGCCGTGCGCGTTCGGTGCTTCCTGAGCTTCGTGGTGGGTGCCTGTGGCGCGTTGCGATCGTTTCCGGGCCCGGTGGCGGTCCGGGGGCGGGATCAGTCGGATATGCACCCGCCCGTTGCGCAAACGGATGATTGGGGAGCATGAGCGGCGTCGTAGCCCCGCTCGGCGACGACAATGCGAGTCCAATCACCGACTCGGGGTCTGTCGTCCCAGGCGAGGGCAAAGGCTGCTTCTGCTTCTTGGACGGAGACGAATGGGCACCCTGCCTTGTACCCGACGTGCCAAAGCTGAACCCGACTGAGCCTTGTGCGGGGGGCGCTCGTGCGCGATTCGTGTTTCCGGCGGGAACCGGTCGAATATCTACAATGGGGTAATTATCCACCGTCGCACGCTTGGGTAACAAGCCCTCACTCGAATGGCCTATATGCTGACCTGTTCCTGTACCTGCACTTGGACCTATACCTGTACCCGCCGTCTCGCCGCCCATGGAGCTCCCCGAACGAGAGCCACATACAACGCGTTGGCCCCACGACCCATTCCGGCTGTGCCCCCGACTCGCGACGGACCCAGACGCATGTCGAGCATGCGAAGCCGTCGACACCGAAGCCTGCGTCCATGCCACCCGGCCGTCGCGAAGACGACGACACCGAAGGAGCCGGCCCCTGGAAAGCGCGCTCGCGGCAAGCATCTCGACGCTCCGCTTGATCTTGATCGTGCCCCACACCTTGGTCCCAGCGCCAGTGTCGGACCCGGACACAGTCTCCCTGCGCTTCGCGTTTCGATGGCCGCCGTTGCCAATCTTGGACTGGGCGCGAGACAGACTCCGCGCATGGCTGTTGAGTAGACTTCCCTGGCCGATCGCGTTCCATTCTTCCCGCTCCTTCTCGAGTTGAGCGCCTTCTCTCAACACTTGTTCGACCGTCTGAAATTCGCGGGGTTCGGATGGTTGCACCTtttccttctccttctctTTACCCTTTCCCTTGTCTTTATGGAAATCGCGCGATGTTTTCCGTGGAAAACAGACCAAGCCTTTGAGTCCGCCTTCGCCGACGCGTATGGATGCGCGTTTGGCCGCTTCCTCGTCGTGAGCCGTCGTCGACGGTGGTGGTGTGATTTCATGCGAGGCGACCCGGAAACGCGGGCGGGCAAAGATAAGGGCGTCGCAAATCGAACGAGCTTCGAGCGTTGTGTTGGTTGCAACCGAGTGGCCCGCGGCCGAGCTAATCACATGGCGCGGTCTCGCACCGAGTCCAACGCTCGACTGTGGATGCTCCGTAGAGGGCGTTTGGCCTGTGGAGAGTCCAGAGGGGGTGACGGTCGAGGGAATACGAATGCGAAGTTCAGGTGTGGACATGCTTGCTTTGAGCGAGGATTTAAGTTTCATTCCGCTGGGACGAGGTGGGACGGGTGGTTTGCTTGAGGCTCCGGTAGTAGCAGTAGAAGCGGTCGAAGCAGAACCGAATCGAATCTCGCGGGCAGGAGCGTTCTGAAGTGCATAGGGATGCGAACGCAGATCGTATTGTTGCCTCAAGCCAGGATAGAGTTCTCGATCCTTGACCGGAGCCTTCTGGATCTGcccatgttcatcaggagcaGGACCTTCATGACCATCAGTCGAGTCTTTCCCGAGCAGGCTGAGGGAAGGGGGTAGAAGGGTTGGGCGTATCTTCTCTCGCTCGCGATCATCAAGGCCCACAAATGCGCCGCTCTCGCGGTAGCCTACACGAGTTTCAGGTGCGGATCCAAAGGCAGTGACAAGGCCAGGCTGGTACGTCAGTGTGCGCTTACGCATCGGGGGAGGGTCAGGTGGAGCTGGGCTCGCGGTAATAGTGCGAACCCAGGGAGTGGTGGTAGCCAGTGATGCTGATGCAGTATGACTTCGAGGCGGAGGTGAGCCTGTATGCATCCTGAAGGGGTGATCTGCAAAGACGACTGCTGGGGGGTCCGAGCGTTTTCCGCCAGTGGATATGGTGTTCGAGTCATCTGACCATGGAATCGACTGTTTTCTTTCGTGGCCGTCAGACCAAGGCTGCTCCGACCACGGACATGACCGAGAGTGTGCGTTGAAGGGGCTCCAAATGTGTGATCGGAATGAATGGACATGTGTTCCCGGTCGCTATCTGGTGCCGGACATGCCCCAACACCGCCCTTTTGATCAAGGGCAACATATGAGCGCTGCGATTTCCGCTTGGTATCGACAGACCGACTACGCGAGCGACTGCGCACATCGTCCGACTTGCTATTGGCACGTGAGCGAGACTCGAGCTTGCTTACTGTTCCCCTAGATCTGGCTGGGATAGGGCGAGGCTGGGATATCTCTGCCGCAGCAAATGGGTGGCGGATCGGAGGTGGGGGCCTCGGTTGGTCCGTCGTAGGGAAGAAACCAATCTGAATCCGTAGAGTGCGCGGTGTGTGTCATCATTGGCGCACGGATGATGGCAGACAGCCTTGTAAGCGGGTTTGCGGGACTCATTGGGAACGGTGGGGGAGGGCGGAGGGGGCGGAGGGTAGGTGATTCGAGACTGAGAAAAACAACATTGAATCTGTCTGGCTCACGTTTAGCAATCGAAATCACTTACCTGAGGGAGGGACTAGGAAGCAGATAGGAATACACAGTCACGTCCGAACATGCACGGACACCAACCTCGCGGGAAGGGACAAGGCGCAAGTCGCGGGAATAAACAGAAAAAGACGAAAAAGAGGGAATGCGGCCGGGTCGCACCAGCCAATAGGCGAATAATAGAAATCACGCCAGCCCCCGGAGCGTGTTGGGATTATTTACGGCCTGCGCGAAGGCCCTCTAGGGCGGTAAACGAGGAGCAGTTCAACAACCACAAATTCATCCTCCCTGTCTGAACATCTCTGCGTCACATCTGCTGACAAAACCTTCCATCAGCGTGTTTCAGACATCAACTTCCCAAATTTGATCTTGCTTTGATTGAATTTTGCCTCACAGTCTGGCCTCGGCCGAATTTAGCATATTCCGCACGTTCCATGATCACAATGTCTATTAAGTCTACACACAACTCGATACAATAGTCCTCCCCAGGCTTCAACTCTATTCACGCCGCCGGCTGCTCTGCGTTCCTGACAGCCAGCGCCTGCTCCACGCTCTTGCGGCCCTCGACCACATCCTTCACGATGGGTAGAGCTCCCGCAAAGGTCCTGTTCATCCCATTTTGTCAATACAATGTCCCTTCAGGATCGCAACCTGTGGGCGTACCTGAATAAAATATGCGGTATCCCTTCCTTCTTACAATACTCAGCTAGATCATTCTCGCCTTCCGGCTTATCGTTCTTTGCAAATAATACATCCGCATGTTTCGCTGCCGACATGTCTATTCAACGCCAACAACACCATCAGCAATTGTTGGACACCAAGGAACCCACAACGCCCACCTGAGACCCCGTCTCCAAAGAACAACAACGTCGGCCGGTGTGGAAGATCACGATACGGCAAAATCGCCTGCGACTTGTCGTGTCCAAATCCACTGCATACAATCGCGCCACTTTCAGCCCCGCTCCTTCCCCAGGTGGAGCGTTAATTTGGCTCTGTTGCGACTTACCTTTCTGGGTGGCGATAAACAATGTGCCACGATCCGTCTGCATCGAAACGGACGTCGTTGGAAATGATATCGATCCGAGCTGCATCTTCATCTCCTATCAAATTCGACAGGACCGCACGAATGAGAGGTTCCATCCCACTAAACGAGGACAAGGTTAGAGATCACCCAGGGGTGGATCGAGTGGAGCGAACCTAGAGACGATGATAAACGGTACATTGTTGGTCTTGCACCACTCGAAGAACTCTTTGAAGCCAGTGTCGAGCTTGATATCTGCCAAGTCGTCTAGTAACCAAACTCCAGCCTATCTTCAGCCTCTGACTCACTCTTTTTCAAGAGTTCCTTGCACTCGTCGAATGGCATATGTACACTTTCAAGCATCTCCCTGAACGAGTCGCTGCAAGAGGAAATTATGGGTGATTGATCTACGTCAAGAATGGGTCTGACATACCGGAAAGTGATGTTCCCAAGCAACACCTCCTTGTTCGACGCTCGTCTAGATACGCTCAATCCCTACCCCAACCAGATAAATCCAGGCTCACCGCTTGTCATATCCAAACCCAACATTATCCGTCAAATCTGCCCCAAAACAGAATCAGCTCTAACGCACTATCCTCGATCAAAACGAACGCGCTACGCACAATCATTAGAATCAAAGTTAGTAATAGTACCATCCCTACACCCACAATCAGGTTCATTTCAGCACGCCGATACCTGAAAACTTACCAGTCGCTGAGAATCACAAATTTGGCATCCTTGTGCAGAGCTGGATAAGGAAGGGCAGATGGACCAGACATGGAGACAGAAAAAAATTCTTCTATAGTCTATGGATGTGGGAGAGATTGAAGACTGAGACGCGAGGGCGCGTTTGCCTAATCGGCATATATGAGAAAACCCTGGATTATGTTATTCGACAGTGTCACGGGGAATGATGTCATAAAGGCCGAAACATGCATGTACTCATTGTATGCGCAAGCTTGACCTGCGGGCGAATGAAAAATATGTTGTTTAAACTCCTTTGCGGCTTTGGTTTGAATAAGTGCTAGGAGAAATACAAGATCGTTCAATTATCGGATCAGAGTTCCTGGTCATAAGTTACTTGCATAGCACCACCAAGGAATTTACTGAGACAACTCGTTCGTGGCATATTCGTTGTGCTAAAAATCAAGGTTCCTACCTCATAGAACTTCACACGACAGGAATCAGATACCACCTGTATTGTTTAGTCGCCCCGTACAC comes from Rhizoctonia solani chromosome 4, complete sequence and encodes:
- a CDS encoding phosphatase, whose product is MERAEYAKFGRGQTSLPQSRITYPPPPPPSPTVPNESRKPAYKAIGFFPTTDQPRPPPPIRHPFAAAEISQPRPIPARSRGTVSKLESRSRANSKSDDVRSRSRSRSVDTKRKSQRSYVALDQKGGVGACPAPDSDREHMSIHSDHTFGAPSTHTLGHSIPWSDDSNTISTGGKRSDPPAVVFADHPFRMHTGSPPPRSHTASASLATTTPWVRTITASPAPPDPPPMRKRTLTYQPGLVTAFGSAPETRVGYRESGAFVGLDDREREKIRPTLLPPSLSLLGKDSTDGHEGPAPDEHGQIQKAPVKDRELYPGLRQQYDLRSHPYALQNAPAREIRFGSASTASTATTGASSKPPVPPRPSGMKLKSSLKASMSTPELRIRIPSTVTPSGLSTGQTPSTEHPQSSVGLGARPRHVISSAAGHSVATNTTLEARSICDALIFARPRFRVASHEITPPPSTTAHDEEAAKRASIRVGEGGLKGLVCFPRKTSRDFHKDKGKGKEKEKEKVQPSEPREFQTVEQVLREGAQLEKEREEWNAIGQGSLLNSHARSLSRAQSKIGNGGHRNAKRRETVSGSDTGAGTKVWGTIKIKRSVEMLAASALSRGRLLRCRRLRDGRVAWTQASVSTASHARHASGSVASRGHSRNGSWGQRVVCGSRSGSSMGGETAGTGIGPSAGTGTGQHIGHSSEGLLPKRATVDNYPIVDIRPVPAGNTNRARAPPAQGSVGFSFGTSGTRQGAHSSPSKKQKQPLPSPGTTDPESVIGLALSSPSGATTPLMLPNHPFAQRAGAYPTDPAPGPPPGPETIATRHRHPPRSSGSTERARLDDVPKMDMHPFVARMSTHSGEVQRMFESAMLKSAGGQGELAFNTKRGSGDSGLGSSVHEHAGPSSVPLRGSAFGPPAGLETARTLSCSLCSDSGSRSFSVYADGEFVPCLEGDHPYVERDARPVIDVTSIPLSLSLARKFVSSFSSPRPLNSLDDIESLRDIFYRPSPDRVASLVPNSQDGSPANEPVLIEEDEEEAEANDWTFGRRPFELGSESHLIWRRQREDNQVGPLRINLAPGTPSPPPPGTVPESVHDSDSRSERSVRTTSSQQATNENVTFGVVPSARIDSLSVNVVSPRQSAALSLIDMYDYEASFSSSSPNTPQTYQIHPSPYALSDTLPSRESYYTSSSPGLRPGVTTYFLASPTRPWTLLLPPPCPLLCFRLILP
- a CDS encoding haloacid dehalogenase, with the translated sequence MSGPSALPYPALHKDAKFVILSDWDGTITNFDSNDYLTDNVGFGYDKRRASNKEVLLGNITFRDSFREMLESVHMPFDECKELLKKNIKLDTGFKEFFEWCKTNNVPFIIVSSGMEPLIRAVLSNLIGDEDAARIDIISNDVRFDADGSWHIVYRHPERSGAESGAIVCSGFGHDKSQAILPYRDLPHRPTLLFFGDGVSDMSAAKHADVLFAKNDKPEGENDLAEYCKKEGIPHILFRTFAGALPIVKDVVEGRKSVEQALAVRNAEQPAA